In one Lolium rigidum isolate FL_2022 chromosome 3, APGP_CSIRO_Lrig_0.1, whole genome shotgun sequence genomic region, the following are encoded:
- the LOC124697164 gene encoding beta-glucosidase 8-like, whose protein sequence is MGAGAAALSARGLPPPLLLLLLVFLLGDGARAAVDTGGLSRAAFPKGFVFGTATSAFQVEGMATGGGRGPSIWDPFVHTPGNIAENANADVTTDEYHRYKEDVDLLKSLNFDAYRFSISWSRIFPDGEGTVNKEGVAYYNSLIDYVLKKGLTPYVNLNHYDIPLALQKKYQGFLSPKIVNIFADYAEFCFKTYGDRIQNWFTFNEPRIVAALGFDTGTNPPNRCTKCAAGGNSATEPYTVVHNILLSHATAVARYRNKYQASQKGKIGIVLDFNWYEAVTNSTADQAAAQRARDFHVGWFLDPLLNGQYPKTMQDIVKERLPSFTPEQSKLVKGSVDYIGINQYTATYMADNPSLQQTPTSYSSDWHVQYIFQRNGVPIGQQANSNWLYIVPTGMYGCVNYIREKYKNPTVIISENGMDQPGNLTHDEFLKDTTRVEFYKNYLTELKKAIDDGANVVGYFAWSLLDNFEWLSGYTSKFGIVYVDFKTLKRYPKDSAYWFRDMLAGAGAKDGSGSPASRRAGSGASSSNLAAGSAASSSPRVLLPLLVSLYLVLPSIFLFSL, encoded by the exons ATGGGTGCCGGTGCGGCTGCTCTGTCGGCCcgcggcctcccgccgccgctgctactgctgctgctcgTCTTCCTGCTTGGCGACGGCGCCCGCGCCGCGGTGGACACGGGCGGGCTGAGCCGGGCGGCGTTCCCCAAGGGGTTCGTGTTCGGGACGGCGACGTCGGCGTTCCAGGTCGAGGGCATGGCCACCGGAGGCGGCCGCGGGCCCTCCATCTGGGACCCCTTCGTCCACACCCCCG GTAACATCGCGGAAAACGCGAACGCAGATGTGACCACAGACGAGTACCACCGCTACAAG GAAGATGTCGATCTCCTGAAAAGCCTGAATTTCGACGCGTATCGGTTCTCAATCTCATGGTCCAGGATCTTCCCAG ATGGGGAGGGAACAGTTAATAAGGAAGGTGTAGCGTATTACAACAGTCTGATAGACTACGTCCTTAAGAAAG GGCTTACTCCCTATGTCAACCTTAACCACTATGATATCCCTCTTGCGCTTCAGAAAAAGTATCAAGGCTTCTTAAGCCCAAAGATCGT AAACATATTTGCGGACTATGCTGAATTTTGTTTCAAGACTTATGGTGATCGAATTCAGAACTGGTTCACATTCAATGAACCGAGGATAGTGGCCGCACTTGGCTTTGATACTGGAACGAACCCCCCTAACAGGTGCACCAAATGTGCCGCCGGTGGGAACTCAGCAACAGAGCCTTACACTGTTGTTCATAACATTCTCTTATCTCATGCTACTGCAGTTGCAAGATACCGCAATAAGTACCAG GCAAGTCAGAAAGGCAAAATTGGGATAGTTCTGGACTTTAACTGGTATGAAGCTGTTACCAACTCAACTGCAGACCAAGCAGCAGCTCAAAGGGCTAGGGACTTCCATGTTGGTTG GTTTCTCGATCCACTATTAAATGGTCAATACCCGAAGACCATGCAAGATATAGTAAAAGAGAGGTTACCTAGTTTCACACCTGAACAATCTAAGTTAGTCAAGGGCTCCGTAGATTATATTGGGATAAATCAATATACAGCTACCTACATGGCTGATAATCCATCGCTCCAGCAAACACCGACAAGCTACTCGTCTGATTGGCATGTTCAATATATCT TTCAGCGAAATGGTGTGCCAATTGGTCAGCAG GCAAATTCCAATTGGCTTTACATCGTCCCGACGGGCATGTACGGTTGTGTGAACTACATAAGGGAGAAGTACAAGAACCCGACAGTCATTATATCTGAAAATG GAATGGATCAGCCTGGAAACCTCACACATGATGAGTTCCTGAAAGACACCACAAGGGTCGAGTTCTACAAGAACTACCTGACCGAGCTGAAGAAAGCGATCGATGATGGCGCGAACGTGGTCGGCTACTTTGCATGGTCTCTCCTCGACAACTTCGAGTGGCTGTCGGGTTACACATCCAAGTTCGGCATCGTCTATGTCGACTTCAAGACTCTGAAGCGATACCCCAAGGACTCGGCCTACTGGTTCAGAGACATGCTGGCAGGAGCAGGGGCGAAAGACGGTTCAGGCTCTCCCGCCAGCAGACGGGCTGGTTCAGGCGCTTCAAGCAGCAATCTAGCAGCTGGTTCAGCAGCCTCGAGTAGCCCCCGGGTTCTGCTTCCTCTGTTGGTTTCCTTGTACTTGGTTCTTCCATCCATCTTCTTGTTCTCTTTGTAG
- the LOC124703979 gene encoding LRR receptor kinase SERK2-like: MELIIIILAIASLHPFAASDRQGDALYDMKQKLNATETQLTDWNQNQVNPCTWNSVICDSSNNVVQVTLASMGFTGVLSPRIGELEHLNVLSLPGNKITGGIPEQLGNLSSLTSLDLEDNLLVGAIPASLGHLTKLQLLILSQNSLNGSIPDTLATISSLTDIRLAYNSLSGQIPAQLFEVARYNFSGNNLTCGANFVNPCASSTSYQGASRGSKIGIVLGTVGGVIGLLTIGALFIICNGRRKGHLREVFVDVSGEDDRRIAFGQLKRFAWRELQLATDNFSEKNVLGQGGFGKVYKGALPDGTKIAVKRLTDYESPGGEAAFLREVELISVAVHRNLLRLVGFCTTQTERLLVYPFMQNLSVAYRLREFKPEEPILDWNARKRVAIGTARGLEYLHEHCNPKIIHRDVKAANVLLDEGFEPVVGDFGLAKLVDVQKTSVTTQVRGTMGHIAPEYLSTGKSSERTDVFGYGIMLLEVVTGQRAIDFSRLEDEDDVLLLDHVRKLQREGRLDDIVDRNLNNNFDRQEVEMMMQIALLCTQGSPEDRPSMSEVVRMLEGEGLAERWEEWQQVEVTRRQDYERMQQRFDWGEDSIYNQDAIELSTGR, from the exons ATGGAGCTGATCATCATCATTCTTGCTATAGCGTCTCTGCACCCATTCGCAGCGTCCGATCGCCAAG GTGATGCGCTATATGACATGAAGCAGAAGCTGAATGCTACTGAGACACAGCTTACAGACTGGAACCAAAATCAAGTTAACCCCTGCACTTGGAATTCTGTTATTTGTGACAGCAGCAACAATGTTGTGCAAGT AACGTTGGCTTCGATGGGATTCACTGGAGTTCTGTCGCCAAGAATTGGAGAGCTTGAGCACTTGAATGTTCT GTCCTTGCCTGGTAACAAGATTACTGGTGGCATACCAGAGCAGCTTGGCAACCTATCTAGTTTGACAAGCTTAGATTTGGAAGACAACCTGCTTGTTGGAGCAATCCCAGCTTCTCTTGGCCATCTTACAAAGCTCCAACTCCT GATACTCAGTCAAAACAGTCTGAATGGGTCTATTCCTGATACCCTGGCAACCATCTCAAGCTTGACAGACAT TCGATTAGCTTACAACAGCCTCTCTGGTCAAATACCTGCTCAACTATTTGAAGTTGCACGATACAA CTTTTCTGGTAATAACTTGACTTGCGGAGCAAACTTTGTCAACCCTTGTGCATCAAGTACATCTTACCAAG GTGCATCCCGTGGTTCGAAAATAGGCATTGTCCTTGGAACAGTTGGGGGCGTGATAGGGCTACTCACCATAGGGGCTCTTTTTATTATCTGTAACGGAAGGAGAAAAGGCCATCTACGTGAAGTATTTGTTGATGTATCAG GTGAGGATGACCGAAGAATCGCATTTGGACAGTTGAAAAGATTTGCATGGCGAGAATTACAGCTTGCTACTGATAACTTCAGTGAGAAAAATGTTCTCGGACAGGGGGGCTTTGGGAAAGTATATAAAGGAGCACTTCCAGATGGCACTAAGATTGCGGTAAAGCGGTTAACTGATTATGAAAGTCCTGGTGGGGAGGCTGCCTTCTTGCGTGAAGTTGAACTGATTAGTGTTGCAGTTCACCGGAATCTTTTAAGATTGGTTGGCTTCTGTACAACCCAAACAGAACGTCTACTTGTTTATCCTTTCATGCAGAATCTTAGTGTGGCTTACCGTTTGCGAG AATTTAAACCAGAGGAACCAATATTAGATTGGAACGCAAGGAAACGAGTGGCTATAGGCACAGCGCGTGGACTGGAGTACCTGCACGAGCACTGCAATCCCAAGATCATACATCGTGATGTCAAGGCTGCGAATGTACTTCTTGATGAAGGTTTCGAACCAGTTGTCGGCGACTTTGGCTTGGCAAAGTTGGTGGATGTACAGAAGACATCTGTGACGACACAAGTCCGTGGGACTATGGGTCACATTGCACCTGAATATCTGTCCACAGGGAAGTCGTCTGAGAGAACTGATGTTTTCGGTTATGGTATAATGCTTCTTGAAGTGGTCACTGGACAGCGTGCCATTGATTTTTcacgcttggaagacgaagatgaTGTGTTGTTACTTGATCAT GTCAGGAAGCTGCAAAGAGAAGGGAGGCTCGATGACATTGTCGATCGGAACTTGAACAACAACTTCGACAGGCAggaggtggagatgatgatgcagATTGCGCTGCTGTGCACCCAAGGGTCACCTGAGGACCGCCCCTCCATGTCGGAGGTGGTCCGGATGCTCGAAGGGGAAGGCCTTGCCGAGCGATGGGAGGAGTGGCAGCAGGTCGAGGTGACGAGGAGGCAGGACTACGAGCGGATGCAGCAGCGATTTGACTGGGGCGAGGACTCCATCTACAACCAGGATGCAATTGAACTGTCCACGGGCAGGTAG
- the LOC124703981 gene encoding protein OPAQUE10-like has product MRKAQQQQYGQESKGTPAPGVVASPASSFRQLDDAFLQKQTKIWLGEVLHLRFDEDILVADLLGDGELLFQVSKLLWKRLLRKNNEQLKQSKVYMYERTSFGKSNGKYMPYPKVDSFLKICQILGLAGIDLFTPSDVVDKRNVRKVCMCIRSLSKKASMMHLNVPDFDIVTRTIAMPNYIVGGIRKSLEQPQRSSSWSSGHSPRANSESIFGEQNGDTQYDSDEAESKIFPLEPQNSVGEDDAAELLQLGKAHKEAREGYGDNGHDIPEEKSLAESVGSLDFGGMDMDSVDSAPSQNDQLRRCSAESSTNGHLVFDSSKIDLDAPTAEVSEMIRDGHIEPSHYSVEGSGERFADNLQKEGDNDLQKDTSTTDQQCNAPACDRESVCSSYEEPKLGLNGEPPESRLSSESGLTPGVTKGGQLPAASEDDTTSQGLKHEISTGDHMDSTKSEDRAVKPQDTVENKNTDGHKTGNSAPKPGNNGVLKSVAGGITLVGAVFFIAHLRRTKGASFTAILPSLSKKSVQSDSRAKNVDNGKTTEVYPGGWLKV; this is encoded by the exons aAACAAACAAAAATCTGGCTTGGTGAAGTTCTCCATCTTAGGTTTGATGAAGACATTTTGGTCGCTGACCTTCTTGGTGATGGAGAGTTGCT ATTTCAAGTTTCGAAATTATTATGGAAAAGGCTGCTGAGAAAGAACAATGAACagctcaaacaatcaaaagtttataTGTATGAGAGAACTTCTTTTGGTAAAAGCAATGGGAAATATATGCCCTATCCAAAGGTCGACTCGTTTCTAAAG ATATGCCAGATTCTTGGTTTAGCTGGGATTGATTTGTTTACACCTTCCGACGTGGTCGATAAAAGAAATGTACGGAAAGTCTGTATGTGCATACGTTCTCTATCTAAAAAGGCTAGTATGATGCACCTTAAT GTGCCTGATTTTGATATTGTAACTCGCACAATAGCCATGCCCAACTATATTGTTGGAGGCATCCGCAAAAGTCTGGAGCAACCGCAGCGCAGTTCATCCTGGTCGAGTGGACACAGTCCGCGTGCCAATTCTGAA AGCATATTTGGAGAACAGAACGGGGACACACAGTACGACTCTGATGAAGCAGAGAGCAAAATCTTTCCGCTAGAACCTCAGAACTCTGTTGGCGAAGACGATGCTGCTGAGCTTCTGCAATTAGGAAAAGCccacaaggaagcacgtgaaggctaTGGAGATAACGGTCATGACATCCCTGAAGAGAAGTCGCTAGCTGAATCAGTGGGATCGCTTGACTTTGGCGGTATGGACATGGATTCTGTGGATTCAGCACCCTCTCAGAACGACCAACTGCGCCGTTGTTCTGCTGAATCTTCAACAAACGGTCATTTAGTGTTTGACAGTAGCAAGATTGATCTGGATGCTCCTACGGCCGAAGTTTCTGAAATGATTCGTGATGGACATATCGAACCTTCGCATTATTCTGTTGAGGGAAGTGGCGAAAGATTCGCTGATAATCTGCAGAAAGAAGGTGACAACGACCTCCAGAAGGATACTAGCACCACTGATCAACAGTGTAATGCTCCCGCCTGTGACAGGGAATCCGTATGTTCAAGCTATGAAGAACCGAAACTGGGATTAAACGGAGAGCCACCTGAGTCGAGGTTGAGTTCAGAGTCAGGTTTAACCCCAGGAGTTACTAAGGGTGGCCAATTGCCAGCAGCTTCTGAAGATGATACCACGAGCCAAGGGCTGAAACATGAAATCAGCACTGGGGATCACATG GATTCTACCAAGTCTGAAGACAGAGCAGTGAAACCGCAAGATACAGTTGAGAACAAAAACACTGATGGTCATAAGACCGGGAACAGTGCTCCCAAACCTGGGAATAATGGGGTGCTAAAGTCAGTTGCTGGAGGAATCACGCTCGTTGGGGCGGTGTTCTTCATAGCTCATCTAAG GAGAACCAAGGGGGCAAGCTTTACAGCAATTTTACCTTCACTTTCTAAAAAGTCAGTTCAGAGCGACTCGAGGGCAAAGAACGTAGACAACGGGAAGACAACCGAAGTGTACCCTGGCGGATGGCTGAAGGTCTAA